One Procambarus clarkii isolate CNS0578487 chromosome 47, FALCON_Pclarkii_2.0, whole genome shotgun sequence genomic window, acacgggggccgtcactggaacaacaacacacgggggccgtcactggaacaacaacaacacacggggccgtcactggaacaacaacaacacacgggggccgtcactggaacaacaacaacacacggggccgtcactggaacaacaccaacaacacacggggccgtcactggaacaacaacaacacacggggccgtcactggaacaacaacaacacacgggggccgtcactggaacaacaacacacgggagccgtcactggaacaacaacaacacacgggggccgtcactggaacaacaacacacggggccgtcactggaacaacaacacacgggggccgtcactggaacaacaacacacgggggccgtcactggaacaacaacaacacacggggccgtcactggaacaacaacaacacacgggggccgtcactggaacaacaacaacacacggggccgtcactggaacaacaacaacaacacacggggccgtcactggaacaacaacaacacacggggccgtcactggaacaacaacaacaacacacggggccgtcactggaacaacaacaacacacgggggccgtcactggaacaacaacacacgggggccgtcactggaacaacaacacacggggccgtcactggaacaacaacacacggggccgtcactggaacaacaacacacggggccgtcactggaacaacaacacacggggccgtcactggaacaacaacacacggggccgtcactggaacaacaacacacggggccgtcactggaacaacaacaacacacggggccgtcactggaacaacaacacacggggccgttactggaacaacaacaacaacacggggccgtcactggaacaacaacaacaacacacgggagccgtcactggaacaacaacacacggggccgtcactggaacaacaacacacggggccgtcactggaacaacaacaacacacggggccgtcactggaacaacaacacacggggccgtcactggaacaacaacacacggggccgtcactggaacaacaacaacacacgggggccgtcactggaacaacaacaacacacgggggccgtcactggaacaacaacaacacacggggCCGTCACTGGAAGAACAACAACACACGGGGGCCGTcactggaacaacaacaacacacggggCCGTCACTGGAAGAACAACAACACACGGGGGCCGTcactggaacaacaacaacacacggggccgtcactggaacaacaacaacacacgggggccgtcactggaacaacaacaacacacgggggccgtcactggaacaacaacacacgggggccgtcactggaacaacaacaacaacacacggggccgtcactggaacaacaacaacacacggggccgtcactggaacaacaacaacacacggggCCGTCATTGGAACAACAACACACGGGGGCCGTcactggaacaacaacaacacacggggccgtcactggaacaacaacaacacacggggGCCGTCGCTGGAACAACAACACACGGGGCCGTCACTGGAACAACAACACACGGGGCCGTCACTGGAACAACAACACACGGGGGCCGTcactggaacaacaacaacacacggggCCGTCACTGGAACAACAACACACGGGGCCGTCACTGGAACAACAACACACGGGGCCGTCACTGGAACAACAACACACGGGGGCCGTCACTGGAACAACAACACACGGGGCCGTCACTGGAACAACAACACACGGGGCCGTCACTGGAACAACAACACACGGGGGCCGTCACTGGGACAACAACACACGGGGGCCGTCACTGGAACAACAACACACGGGGCCGTCACTGGAACAACAACACACGGGGCCGTCACTGGAACAACAACACACGGGGGAAGTCACTGGGACAACAACACACGGGGCCGTCACTGGAACAACAAAACACGGGGCCGTcactggaacaacaacaacacacggggccgtcactggaacaacaacacacggggccgtcactggaacaacacacggggccgtcactggaacaacaacaacacacgggggccgtcactggaacaacaacaacacacggggGCCGTCaatggaacaacaacaacacacggggccgtcactggaacaacaacaacaacacacgggggccgtcactggaacaacaacaacacacggggccgtcactggaacaacaacaacacacggttgccgtcactggaacaacaacaacacacggggccgtcactggaacaacaacaacacacgggggccgtcactggaacaacaacaacacacgggggccgtcactggaacaacaacacacgggggccgtcactggaacaacaacaacaacacacggggccgtcactggaacaacaacaacacacggggccgtcactggaacaacaacaacacacggggCCGTCACTGGAACAACAGCACACGGGGGCCGTcactggaacaacaacaacacacggggccgtcactggaacaacaacaacacacggggCCGTCGCTGGAACAACAACACACGGGGCCGTCACTGGAACAACAACACACGGGGCCGTCACTGGAACAACAACACACGGGGGCCGTcactggaacaacaacaacacacggggCCGTCACTGGAACAACAACACACGGGGCCGTCACTGGAACAACAACACACGGGGCCGTCACTGGAACAACAACACACGGGGCCGTCACTGGAACAACAACACACGGGGCCGTCACTGGAACAACAACACACGGGGGCCGTCACTGGGACAACAACACACGGGGGCCGTCACTGGAACAACAACACACGGGGGCCGTCACTGGAACAACAACACACGGGGCCGTCACTGGAACAACAACACACGGGGCCGTCACTGGAACAACAACACACGGGGCCGTCACTGGAACAACAACACACGGGGCCGTCACTGGAACAACAACACACGGGGCCGTCACTGGAGTGTAGTGAAGGGCGCTTGTAACCCGAAGCTGGAGAtaggagggggtgtagggggtgttgtgggggtgttgtggggtgttgtgggggtgttgtgggggtgttggaggggtgttggaggtgttgtggtgttgatgtggtgttgTGGGATGTacagggtgttgtggggtgtaggggggtgtggttgggtgtagggggtgttgtgggggtgtagggtgtgatgtgggggtgttggaggggtgttggaggtgttgtggtgttgttgttctgTTGTGGGATGTacagggtgttgtggggtgtagggggggtgtggttgagtgtagggggtgttgtgagggtgtatAGACAGAGGGtatgggttgggggggggtgtaaGGGTGGGAGGTAATGTGTGGAGTACACCTGTTGGCACAGGGTGTAGATGTCACTGGTGTTCCTGCACCGGGGGCTCCACACCCGAGTGATCCACACCTGAGAGTTCCACACCTGAGAGTTCCACACCTGAGAGTTCCACACCTGAGAGTTCCACACCAGAGAGTTCCACACCTGAGAGTTCCACACCTGAGAGTTCCACACCAGAGAGTTCCACACCAGAGAGTTCCACACCTGAGAGTTCCACACCTGAGAGTTCAACACCTGGGAGTTCAACACCTGAGAGTTCCACACCTGAGTGTTCCACACCAGAGAGTTCCACACCTGGGAGTTCCACACCTGTGAGTTCCACACCAGAGAGTTCCACACCAGAGAGTTCCACACCTGGGAGTTCCACACCTGAGAGTTCCACACCTGAGAGTTCCACACCTGAGAGTTCCACACCTGAGAGTTCCACACCTGAGAGTTCCACACCTGGGAGTTCCACACCTGAGAGTTCCACACCTGAGAGTTCCACACCTGAGAGTTCCACACCTGGGAGTTCCACACCTGAGAGTTCCACACCTGAGAGTTCCACACCTGAGAGTTCCACACCTGAGAGTTCCACACCTGAGAGTTCCACAGCCCCAGCGGGGTACGGTACCCCCATTGGCAGGTACCCATTAGCACCCCCATTAGCGGTACGGTACTGTAGACTTTGAGGACGTCAGATTAGACTTTTAATCCTCTTTGTCAAATCTTCCTAATCAGATTTAAGACTTGTAAACCAGCGAATCCATAATCTTAATGACAGGAGGATTAAAACTTGTAAATCCCTTTCATAATGCTTCTTTGGTAAGTTCGAGCTTGTGTAAGGGTGTTGTAAGCTTAGGGAGTTGATAACTTATTTAAATATGGCAtattggtggtgttatggtggggGGGGCACTTAATGATAGCATGAAAATGACAGAGTGTGATAgcatgaaggtgagtgagagtgacagCATGAAGGTGACCGAGTGTGATAGCATGAAGGTGACCGAGTGTGATAGCATGAAGGTGACCGAGTGTGATAgcatgaaggtgagtgagagtgatagcatgaaggtgagtgagagtgatagCATGAAGGTGACCGAGTGTGATAGCATGGAGGTGACTGAGTGTGATAGCATGAAGGTGACCGAGTGTGATAGCATGAAGGTGACTGAGTGTGATAGCATGAAAGTGACTGAGTGTGATAGCATGGAGGTGACTGAGTGTGATAGCATAAAAGTGACTGAGTGTGATAGAATGAAGGTGACTGAGTGTGATAGCATGAAGGTGACTGAGTGTGATAGCATGAAGGTGACTGAGTGTGATAGCATGAAGGTGACTGAGTGTGATAGCATGAAGGTGACTGTGATATCATGAAGGTGACTGTGATATCATGAATGTGACTGTGATAGCATGAATGTGACTGAGTGTGATAGCATGAAAGTGACCGAGTGTGATAGCATGAAGATGACCGAGTGTGATAGCATGAAGATGACTGACTGTGATAGCATGAAGGTGACTGAGTGTGATAGCATGAAGGTGACTGAGTGTGATAGCATTAAAGTGACTGAGTGTGATAGCATGAAACTGACTGAGTGTGATAGCATTAAAGTGACTGAGTGTGATAGCATGAAACTGACTTAGTGTGATAGCATGAAAGTGACTGAGTGTGATAGCATGAAAGTGACTGAGTGTGATAGCATGAAGGTGACTGAGTGTGATAGCATGAAGGTGACTGAGTGTGATAGCATTAAAGTGACTGAGTGTGATAGCATTAAAGTGACTGAGTGTGATAGCATTAAAGTGACTGAGTGTGATAGCATTAAAGTGACTGAGTGTGATAGCATTAAAGTGACTGAGTGTGATAGCATGAAACTGACTGAGTGTGATAGCATGAAGGTGACCGAGTGTGATAGCATGAAAGTGACTGAGTGTGATAGCATGAAAGTGACTGAGTGTGATAGCATGAAGGTGACCGAGTGTGATAGCATGAAAGTGACTGAGTGTGATAGCATGAAAGTGACTGAGTGTGATAGCATGAAAGTGACTGA contains:
- the LOC138350846 gene encoding uncharacterized protein in mobD 3'region-like, whose translation is MGVPYPAGAVELSGVELSGVELSGVELSGVELSGVELPGVELSGVELSGVELSGVELPGVELSGVELSGVELSGVELSGVELSGVELPGVELSGVELSGVELTGVELPGVELSGVEHSGVELSGVELPGVELSGVELSGVELSGVELSGVELSGVELSGVELSGVELSGVELSGVELSGVELSGVDHSGVEPPVQEHQ
- the LOC138350847 gene encoding clumping factor A-like; translated protein: MKVSESDSMKVTECDSMKVTECDSMKVTECDSMKVSESDSMKVSESDSMKVTECDSMEVTECDSMKVTECDSMKVTECDSMKVTECDSMEVTECDSIKVTECDRMKVTECDSMKVTECDSMKVTECDSMKVTECDSMKVTVIS